In the genome of Rhodoferax fermentans, one region contains:
- the yjfF gene encoding galactofuranose ABC transporter, permease protein YjfF — MKLNAKYLPLVATVSLFVAMATFGSVSYNGFFSAQVFLNLLIDNAFLVIVAVGMTFVILTGGIDLSVGSVVALSTMVLAELVEHQHWNLGLAIPLVLLMGTGLGAFMGWLIQRFRLQPFIVTLAGMFLARGLCYVISIDSISITDETYTALAQTRVPLWPDAAVSLSAILAVLVLLAAIFMAHATEFGRTVYAIGGSEQSAMLMGLPVARTTVLVYSLSGFCSALGGVVFTFYMLSGYGLHAIGLELDAIAAVVIGGTLLSGGVGYVVGTLFGVLALGLIQTLIMFDGSLSSWWTRIVIGALLLVFCVLQRLFEVRKK; from the coding sequence ATGAAGCTCAACGCCAAATACCTGCCCCTGGTGGCCACGGTGTCCCTGTTTGTGGCGATGGCCACCTTTGGCTCGGTGTCCTACAACGGATTTTTCTCGGCCCAGGTGTTTCTGAACCTGCTGATCGACAACGCTTTTCTGGTGATTGTGGCGGTCGGCATGACTTTTGTCATCCTGACCGGTGGCATTGACCTGTCGGTCGGTTCGGTGGTGGCCCTGAGCACCATGGTGCTGGCCGAGCTGGTGGAGCACCAGCACTGGAACCTGGGGCTGGCGATTCCGCTGGTCTTGCTGATGGGCACCGGTCTGGGTGCGTTCATGGGCTGGCTGATCCAGCGTTTTCGGCTGCAACCGTTTATCGTCACGCTGGCGGGTATGTTTTTGGCACGTGGCCTGTGTTACGTGATCAGCATCGACTCGATCAGCATCACGGACGAGACCTACACCGCGCTGGCGCAAACACGGGTGCCTCTTTGGCCGGATGCGGCGGTGTCACTGAGCGCTATTTTGGCGGTGCTGGTGCTGCTGGCCGCCATTTTTATGGCGCATGCAACCGAGTTTGGCCGCACCGTCTACGCCATTGGTGGCAGTGAGCAGTCGGCCATGCTGATGGGCTTGCCGGTGGCACGCACCACGGTGCTGGTCTACAGCTTGAGCGGCTTTTGCTCAGCCCTGGGCGGGGTGGTGTTCACCTTCTACATGCTGTCGGGTTACGGCCTGCATGCGATTGGCCTGGAGCTGGATGCGATTGCGGCGGTGGTGATTGGTGGCACGCTGCTCAGCGGGGGTGTGGGTTATGTGGTCGGCACCCTGTTTGGTGTGCTTGCGCTGGGCCTGATCCAGACTCTGATCATGTTTGACGGCTCCCTGAGCTCCTGGTGGACCCGCATCGTGATTGGCGCTTTGCTGTTGGTGTTCTGTGTGCTGCAACGGCTGTTTGAGGTCAGGAAAAAATAG
- a CDS encoding ABC transporter permease gives MSTSSEPLFKRLLSHSLFWPLVTLALILVVNASLNQGFWVLQWRDGHLYGSLIDILNRSAPLMLVALGMTLVIATRGIDISVGAVVAISASVAALMIGGTLVINNGVPTHVSRFPMPLAIVCALLVALFCGLWNGLLVAKIGLQPIIATLILMVAGRGIAQLATGGQIVTVYYAPYFYIGNGFLWGLPFALFIAGGTFLAVHLLVTRTALGMFIQAIGINPAAARLAGVRERLITVCVYAFCGLTAGIAGLIISSNVKSADGNNAGNLMELDAILAVTLGGTLLSGGRFNLAGTMVGALIIQTLTSTIYSIGVPPEINLVVKAVVVFVVMLLQSAEFRRTVHGWVVRPAATGGAV, from the coding sequence ATGAGCACATCTTCTGAACCCCTCTTCAAGCGCCTGCTGTCGCATTCCCTGTTCTGGCCGCTGGTCACACTGGCCCTGATTCTGGTGGTCAACGCCAGTCTCAACCAGGGTTTCTGGGTGCTGCAATGGCGTGACGGCCACCTCTACGGCAGCCTGATCGACATCCTGAACCGCTCTGCCCCGCTGATGCTGGTGGCGCTGGGCATGACGCTGGTGATTGCCACGCGTGGCATCGACATCTCGGTCGGTGCGGTGGTGGCCATCAGTGCCTCCGTCGCCGCCCTCATGATTGGCGGCACCCTGGTCATCAACAACGGTGTGCCGACCCATGTGAGCCGCTTCCCGATGCCGCTGGCGATTGTGTGTGCCTTGCTGGTGGCGCTGTTTTGCGGCTTGTGGAACGGGCTGCTGGTGGCCAAGATTGGCCTGCAGCCGATCATTGCCACACTGATCCTGATGGTGGCCGGGCGTGGTATTGCACAGCTGGCCACCGGCGGGCAAATCGTCACCGTGTATTACGCGCCTTACTTCTACATTGGCAACGGTTTCCTGTGGGGTCTGCCGTTTGCCTTGTTCATTGCCGGGGGCACCTTCCTCGCGGTGCATCTGCTGGTGACCCGCACCGCGCTGGGCATGTTCATCCAAGCCATTGGTATCAACCCGGCGGCAGCGCGGCTGGCGGGTGTGCGTGAGCGGCTCATCACCGTTTGTGTCTACGCCTTCTGCGGGCTGACCGCCGGCATTGCCGGGCTGATCATCAGCTCCAACGTCAAGAGTGCCGACGGCAACAACGCGGGCAACCTGATGGAGCTCGACGCCATTCTGGCGGTGACGCTGGGCGGCACCCTGCTCAGCGGGGGCCGTTTCAACCTGGCGGGCACCATGGTGGGGGCGCTCATCATCCAGACGCTGACCTCGACCATTTATTCAATTGGTGTGCCCCCCGAGATCAACCTGGTGGTCAAAGCGGTGGTGGTGTTTGTGGTGATGCTGTTGCAGTCGGCTGAGTTCCGGCGAACGGTGCATGGCTGGGTGGTGCGCCCCGCAGCGACCGGGGGTGCCGTATGA